In Labilibaculum sp. DW002, one DNA window encodes the following:
- the carB gene encoding carbamoyl-phosphate synthase (glutamine-hydrolyzing) large subunit: MKQDIKKVLVLGSGALKIGEAGEFDYSGSQALKAMKEEGIKTVLINPNIATVQTSKGIADEIYFLPVTPHFVEQVILKEKPDGILLAFGGQTALNCGIELFNAGTLEKYNLKVLGTPIETIIKTEDREIFANELRKIDVKTPNSMAVGSIDAALEAAEELGFPIIVRAAFTLGGQGSGFCNNMDELRSLAENALSYSSQILIEESLKGWKEVEYEVVRDAYDNCITVCNMENFDPLGIHTGESIVIAPSQTLTNSEYHKLRSLALKIIRHMGVVGECNVQYALDPNSEDYRVIEVNARLSRSSALASKATGYPLAFVAAKLGLGYALQDLKNAVTKTTTACFEPALDYVVCKIPRWDLNKFEGVTKEIGSSMKSVGEVMAIGRNFEEAIQKGLRMIGQGMHGFVGNVHSKFEDVDKELANPTDMRIFAVAQAFEKGYSIDKIHDLTKIDKWFLSKLEHITKLKWDLQKYNNLQELPDALLKDSKVYGFSDFQIARFVLKPESGNMESELLQVRNTRKKLGITPVVKQIDTLAAEYPAQTNYLYLTYSGSEDDLVYENDNKSVIVLGSGAYRIGSSVEFDWCSVNALSGVKKEGYRSVMINYNPETVSTDYDVCDRLYFDELSFERVLDIIDLEQPKGVIVSVGGQIPNNLSMRLHKSEVKVLGTSPESIDRAENRKTFSAMLDDLGVDQPRWAELSSIEAIHTFIDEVDFPVLIRPSYVLSGAAMNVVSNKNELEHFLNLATQVSKQYPVVVSEFIQQAKEIEFDGVAKNGEILIDAISEHVEFAGVHSGDATLVFPPQKLYFETIRRIRKIASEIANSLNITGPFNMQLLAKDNDIKVIECNVRASRSFPFVSKVMDYNFVELAATAMLDGPIPTQMPSMFELENIGVKASQFSFSRLSKADPILGVDMASTGEVGCIGPDYYDAILKSMLSVGYRIPKKSVLISSGPIRSKIELLKSAKMLEERGHKLYGTRGTAKFLEENGVTIESVGWPDEDVEITAQSLIKEHKVDLVINIPKNLSKTELNNDYSIRRTAIDLNVPLVTNARLASAFIYSFCKKSIDDLGIDSFSDYVEGKTDF; encoded by the coding sequence ATGAAGCAAGATATAAAGAAGGTATTAGTATTAGGTTCCGGAGCACTTAAGATTGGTGAAGCGGGTGAGTTTGATTACTCAGGTTCTCAGGCTTTAAAGGCCATGAAGGAAGAAGGGATCAAAACTGTACTAATAAATCCCAATATTGCAACCGTACAAACATCAAAAGGTATTGCAGATGAAATCTACTTTCTACCTGTTACGCCTCATTTTGTAGAACAAGTGATCCTAAAAGAGAAGCCGGATGGTATTCTTTTAGCATTTGGTGGACAAACTGCACTGAATTGTGGTATTGAGCTTTTCAATGCAGGAACTCTTGAAAAATATAATCTAAAAGTACTTGGAACACCTATCGAGACAATCATTAAAACAGAAGATAGGGAAATATTTGCTAATGAACTTCGCAAGATTGACGTAAAAACGCCAAACAGTATGGCTGTAGGGTCGATTGATGCGGCTTTGGAAGCAGCAGAAGAACTTGGTTTCCCAATCATTGTTCGTGCAGCCTTCACATTAGGTGGACAAGGTTCAGGTTTCTGTAATAATATGGATGAGCTAAGAAGCTTAGCAGAAAATGCTTTGTCCTATTCATCTCAAATATTAATTGAAGAGTCTCTGAAAGGTTGGAAAGAGGTAGAATACGAGGTTGTTCGTGATGCTTACGACAACTGTATTACGGTATGTAATATGGAGAATTTTGATCCGCTTGGAATCCATACGGGTGAAAGTATCGTAATTGCGCCATCGCAAACTCTTACGAACTCGGAATACCACAAGTTAAGATCACTCGCTCTTAAGATTATCCGCCATATGGGCGTGGTTGGAGAGTGTAACGTTCAATACGCACTCGATCCAAATTCAGAGGATTATCGTGTGATTGAGGTGAATGCTCGTCTATCTAGATCTTCAGCATTAGCCTCTAAAGCAACAGGTTACCCACTAGCTTTTGTAGCAGCAAAATTAGGATTGGGTTATGCATTGCAAGATCTAAAGAATGCTGTAACCAAGACAACTACAGCTTGTTTTGAGCCAGCTCTCGATTATGTGGTATGTAAAATTCCGCGTTGGGATTTGAATAAATTCGAAGGCGTGACCAAGGAGATTGGTTCAAGCATGAAGTCGGTTGGAGAAGTGATGGCCATTGGTCGAAACTTTGAGGAAGCTATTCAAAAAGGTCTGAGAATGATCGGGCAGGGCATGCATGGTTTTGTGGGGAATGTCCATTCTAAGTTTGAGGATGTTGATAAAGAATTGGCTAACCCTACAGATATGAGAATATTTGCTGTTGCTCAGGCTTTCGAAAAAGGATATTCTATTGATAAAATACATGATCTTACGAAGATCGATAAGTGGTTTCTAAGCAAGCTAGAGCACATCACAAAATTGAAATGGGATCTTCAGAAATATAACAACTTACAGGAATTACCTGATGCATTACTTAAAGATTCAAAAGTGTATGGATTTTCTGATTTTCAGATCGCTCGTTTTGTTCTAAAACCTGAAAGTGGAAATATGGAATCTGAGCTTTTACAGGTAAGGAATACACGTAAAAAACTTGGAATTACTCCGGTTGTAAAGCAAATTGATACGCTTGCAGCCGAATATCCTGCTCAAACCAACTACCTTTATTTAACTTATAGTGGAAGTGAAGATGACTTGGTTTATGAGAATGACAATAAGTCAGTTATCGTTCTTGGTTCTGGTGCATATCGTATTGGCTCCAGCGTGGAATTCGACTGGTGTAGTGTAAATGCTTTAAGTGGTGTGAAGAAAGAAGGTTACCGTTCAGTTATGATCAATTACAATCCGGAAACGGTAAGTACAGACTATGATGTTTGTGATCGATTATACTTTGATGAACTATCTTTTGAAAGAGTCCTTGATATAATTGATTTGGAACAACCTAAAGGCGTAATTGTATCGGTGGGAGGTCAAATTCCTAATAACCTCTCTATGAGATTGCATAAGTCTGAAGTCAAGGTTCTCGGAACATCTCCAGAGAGTATTGACAGAGCTGAAAATAGAAAGACTTTCTCTGCAATGCTTGATGATTTGGGAGTAGATCAGCCACGTTGGGCAGAATTGAGTAGTATTGAAGCCATTCATACCTTTATCGATGAAGTAGACTTCCCTGTTTTGATTCGTCCAAGTTACGTGCTTTCAGGTGCCGCTATGAATGTGGTGTCTAATAAAAATGAGTTGGAACATTTCTTGAATTTGGCGACACAGGTGTCTAAACAATATCCTGTCGTGGTGAGTGAATTTATTCAGCAAGCCAAGGAAATTGAGTTTGATGGGGTCGCTAAAAATGGTGAAATTCTGATAGATGCAATCTCTGAACATGTTGAATTTGCAGGTGTTCACTCAGGAGATGCGACCTTGGTATTCCCTCCGCAGAAACTGTATTTTGAAACAATTCGACGTATCAGAAAGATTGCAAGTGAAATTGCCAATTCATTGAATATCACTGGGCCATTTAACATGCAACTTCTGGCAAAGGATAATGATATAAAAGTGATCGAATGTAATGTAAGAGCTAGTCGAAGTTTTCCTTTTGTATCCAAAGTAATGGATTACAATTTTGTAGAGCTGGCTGCTACAGCAATGTTAGATGGACCAATTCCTACGCAAATGCCATCTATGTTTGAATTAGAAAATATTGGTGTGAAAGCCTCACAGTTCTCCTTCTCGAGACTGTCAAAAGCCGACCCTATTTTGGGTGTAGATATGGCTTCGACAGGTGAAGTTGGTTGTATTGGACCAGATTATTACGATGCGATACTAAAGTCAATGTTGTCAGTGGGTTATCGAATTCCGAAGAAGAGTGTTTTGATTAGTAGCGGACCTATTCGCTCGAAAATAGAGCTTTTAAAAAGTGCAAAAATGCTTGAAGAAAGAGGGCATAAATTGTATGGAACTAGAGGTACTGCAAAATTCTTGGAAGAGAACGGTGTTACCATCGAAAGTGTAGGTTGGCCTGATGAAGATGTTGAAATTACAGCTCAAAGTTTGATAAAAGAACATAAAGTTGATTTGGTAATTAACATACCAAAGAACTTAAGCAAAACGGAGCTGAATAACGATTATTCAATCAGAAGAACTGCGATTGACTTAAATGTACCTTTGGTTACCAATGCAAGATTGGCTAGTGC
- the carA gene encoding glutamine-hydrolyzing carbamoyl-phosphate synthase small subunit — protein MSVKTKAKLILQDGSEYTGTSFGYQESIAGEMVFNTAMTGYPESLTDPSYRGQILVSTFPLIGNYGVPGTLQEDDLFRFYESEKIQVSAFIVSDYTEEFSHWNASLSLGDWMKEHKIPGIYGVDTRALTKKLREQGSMLAKIVFEDVEPEWKDPNLENLVAQVSTSEKIVYGDGKHKVLLLDCGVKNNIIRCLLKRDTTVIRVPHDYDFTNEEYDGLFISNGPGDPKQNVKAIANLKSVFEKDTPIMGICLGTQLMALAAGADTYKLKYGHRSHNQPVVLKGSKRCFITSQNHGYAINMDTLPNEWEPLFVNANDDTCEGIKHASKPFFSSQFHPEASSGPTDTEFLFDDFIEMIEDFKSNKK, from the coding sequence ATGTCAGTGAAGACAAAAGCTAAATTGATTTTACAGGATGGATCGGAGTACACCGGTACATCTTTTGGTTATCAGGAATCCATTGCAGGGGAGATGGTATTTAACACCGCTATGACAGGTTATCCTGAAAGCTTAACTGATCCTTCTTACCGAGGACAGATTTTAGTGAGTACTTTCCCTTTGATTGGGAATTATGGCGTTCCAGGAACACTTCAAGAGGATGATTTGTTTCGTTTTTACGAGTCTGAAAAAATTCAAGTGTCGGCTTTTATTGTTTCTGATTACACCGAGGAATTTAGTCATTGGAATGCAAGCCTTAGTTTAGGTGATTGGATGAAAGAGCATAAAATACCAGGTATTTATGGTGTGGATACAAGAGCATTAACTAAGAAGCTTCGTGAACAAGGAAGTATGCTTGCAAAAATTGTTTTTGAAGATGTAGAGCCAGAATGGAAGGATCCAAATCTTGAAAACCTTGTTGCGCAGGTAAGCACATCGGAAAAGATTGTTTATGGAGATGGAAAACACAAAGTATTATTGCTTGATTGTGGTGTGAAAAACAACATTATTCGTTGTTTGTTGAAGCGCGATACAACAGTAATTCGTGTTCCTCACGATTATGATTTCACGAACGAAGAATATGATGGGCTATTTATATCGAACGGTCCTGGAGATCCAAAGCAAAATGTGAAAGCGATCGCTAACCTTAAATCTGTTTTCGAAAAAGATACACCAATAATGGGTATTTGTTTGGGTACACAATTGATGGCTTTAGCAGCTGGCGCTGACACTTACAAATTGAAGTATGGTCACAGAAGTCACAACCAACCAGTTGTTTTGAAAGGCAGCAAGCGTTGTTTCATTACCTCACAAAATCATGGTTATGCAATTAATATGGACACATTGCCAAATGAATGGGAGCCATTATTTGTAAATGCAAATGATGATACTTGCGAAGGGATTAAGCATGCTAGCAAACCTTTCTTCTCATCACAGTTTCACCCTGAGGCTTCAAGTGGACCAACTGATACGGAATTCTTATTCGATGATTTCATAGAAATGATTGAAGATTTTAAAAGCAATAAAAAATAG
- the argH gene encoding argininosuccinate lyase, producing the protein MKLWDKGVKVDKKIEQFTVGMDRELDLQLAAFDVLGSLAHIEMLESIGLLEKKELKMIQEELRKIYSSIKNDAFVIEDGIEDVHSQIEYQLTETLGDIGKKIHSGRSRNDQVLLDLKLFTRNKLEEIVREGRLLFDELIAKSNKNKNVLIPGYTHLQVAMPSSFGLWFGSYAESLSDDMMVLQAAYKVVNQNPLGSGAGYGSSFPLDRQMTTDLLGFRDLSYNVVYAQMGRGKMEFTVLSALANMAMTIAKLAMDACLYNSQNFNFLSFPDELTTGSSIMPHKKNPDVFELIRAHANALQMLPAQIQAVTSNLPSGYHRDYQLTKEFFMPAFDKMIACIEMTRVMLSNVKINKEVIKDERYKYMFTVEEVNQMVLDGIPFRDAYKKIGQIVEEGNFEYDGKVKHVHEGSIGNLCNDKIVDKMNDIFIGFNFNKTKEAYMNLLNRI; encoded by the coding sequence ATGAAACTTTGGGACAAAGGCGTAAAGGTTGATAAGAAAATTGAACAATTCACTGTCGGTATGGATAGAGAATTGGATTTGCAACTTGCAGCATTTGATGTTTTAGGTTCACTTGCACACATTGAAATGCTTGAATCTATTGGATTATTAGAGAAGAAAGAACTGAAAATGATTCAAGAAGAATTGCGCAAAATCTATTCTTCAATAAAAAATGATGCTTTCGTAATCGAAGATGGTATTGAAGATGTTCATTCTCAGATAGAATATCAACTTACAGAAACCTTAGGGGATATAGGAAAAAAGATACACAGTGGAAGATCTAGAAATGATCAAGTTCTTTTAGATTTGAAACTATTTACAAGAAATAAACTAGAAGAAATAGTACGAGAAGGAAGACTTCTATTTGATGAGTTGATCGCAAAAAGTAACAAAAATAAGAATGTTTTAATACCTGGTTATACACACCTTCAAGTAGCAATGCCATCTTCATTTGGTTTATGGTTTGGTTCTTATGCAGAAAGCTTATCGGATGATATGATGGTTCTTCAAGCAGCTTACAAGGTTGTTAATCAGAATCCTTTAGGGTCTGGAGCTGGTTATGGTTCATCTTTCCCACTAGATAGACAAATGACAACCGACTTATTAGGCTTTAGAGATTTGAGCTATAATGTTGTTTATGCCCAAATGGGTCGTGGCAAAATGGAATTTACAGTTCTTTCGGCATTAGCAAATATGGCGATGACAATTGCCAAATTAGCTATGGATGCATGTTTGTACAACAGTCAAAACTTTAATTTCTTAAGCTTTCCTGATGAATTAACGACAGGTAGTAGCATTATGCCACATAAAAAGAATCCTGATGTTTTTGAATTGATTCGTGCTCATGCAAACGCATTGCAGATGTTGCCTGCTCAAATTCAAGCTGTAACATCTAACCTACCATCTGGATATCATAGAGATTATCAGTTGACAAAGGAATTTTTTATGCCAGCCTTTGATAAAATGATTGCTTGTATTGAAATGACTAGAGTCATGTTATCTAATGTGAAAATCAATAAAGAAGTTATTAAAGACGAGCGTTACAAATACATGTTTACTGTGGAAGAGGTAAACCAAATGGTACTTGATGGCATTCCTTTCCGAGATGCTTATAAGAAGATTGGGCAAATTGTTGAAGAAGGTAATTTTGAATACGATGGAAAAGTGAAACATGTTCATGAAGGAAGTATTGGGAACTTGTGTAACGATAAGATCGTTGATAAGATGAATGATATATTCATTGGTTTTAATTTCAACAAAACGAAAGAAGCCTACATGAATTTATTAAATAGAATATAA
- a CDS encoding M20 family metallo-hydrolase, with the protein MNFEKYTEIALSTLKELISIQSFSKEEDQVADVMEGKLNSFGYKVHRKGNNVWAYNKDFDSTKPVLLLNSHLDTVKPSEKYTKNPLDPCIEDGKLYGLGSNDAGGCLVSLFASFLALEGSDQAYNRVFVASAEEEISGTGGFELIQDEIGRIDVGIVGEPTLMEMAIAEKGLMVLDCDAIGVPGHAARNEGVNAINIAIKDIEWLHSYKFALESEVLGAVKMSVTQINAGTQHNVVPSSCKFVVDVRTNEYYTNEKAFAIIKEKLESKVSARSFRMNSSGIPMDHPLIQNGLNLGMKYYGSPTTSDQAIMKGFPTVKLGPGDSARSHTADEFIYINEIGDGIEKYYNLLDGLKLD; encoded by the coding sequence ATGAATTTTGAAAAATATACAGAAATAGCTTTAAGTACACTCAAGGAATTAATTTCCATTCAATCTTTTAGTAAAGAGGAGGATCAGGTTGCTGATGTAATGGAAGGGAAATTGAATTCTTTCGGATATAAGGTTCATCGTAAAGGAAATAACGTTTGGGCTTATAATAAGGATTTTGATTCAACAAAGCCTGTTCTATTGCTAAATTCTCATTTAGATACCGTTAAACCTTCCGAAAAATATACTAAAAACCCACTTGATCCATGTATTGAAGATGGAAAATTATATGGGCTTGGTAGTAATGATGCAGGAGGATGCTTAGTTTCTCTTTTTGCTTCTTTTTTAGCTTTAGAAGGCTCAGATCAAGCATACAATAGAGTTTTTGTTGCATCTGCAGAAGAAGAGATTTCAGGTACTGGAGGTTTTGAATTAATTCAGGATGAAATTGGTCGAATTGATGTGGGAATTGTTGGAGAACCTACTTTAATGGAGATGGCAATTGCTGAAAAAGGTTTGATGGTATTGGATTGCGATGCGATAGGGGTTCCTGGTCATGCAGCAAGAAATGAAGGTGTTAACGCAATTAATATCGCGATTAAAGATATTGAATGGCTTCATTCATACAAGTTTGCTTTAGAGTCGGAGGTATTAGGAGCAGTTAAAATGTCTGTAACTCAAATTAATGCAGGAACACAGCACAATGTTGTTCCATCATCGTGTAAGTTTGTTGTTGATGTACGTACAAACGAGTACTATACGAACGAAAAAGCATTCGCAATCATCAAAGAGAAATTGGAAAGTAAAGTTTCTGCTCGTTCTTTCAGAATGAATTCATCTGGGATTCCTATGGATCACCCATTAATACAGAATGGATTGAACTTAGGAATGAAATATTATGGATCACCAACAACTTCAGATCAGGCGATAATGAAAGGATTTCCAACAGTAAAATTAGGCCCTGGAGATTCTGCACGTTCTCATACTGCCGATGAGTTCATCTACATAAATGAAATTGGAGATGGAATCGAAAAATATTATAACTTGTTGGATGGTTTGAAACTCGATTAG